One window of the Enterobacter huaxiensis genome contains the following:
- the mrcA gene encoding peptidoglycan glycosyltransferase/peptidoglycan DD-transpeptidase MrcA yields MKFVKYLLILAVCCILLGAGSIYGLYKYIEPQLPDVATLRDVRLQIPMQVYSADGELMAQYGEKRRIPLTLNQIPPVMVKAFIATEDSRFYEHHGVDPVGIFRAASVALFSGHASQGASTITQQLARNFFLSPEKTLMRKIKEVFLAIRIEQLLSKDEILELYLNKIYLGYRAYGVGAAAQVYFGKPVEQLTLSEMATIAGLPKAPSTFNPLYSLDRATSRRNVVLSRMLSEGYISQAEYDQARNMAIDANYHAPEIAFSSPYLTEMVRQEMVSRYGEKAYEDGYRVYTTVTRPVQQAAQQAVRNNVMDYDMRHGYRGPSNVLWKVGESAWDSKKITDSLKSLPTYGPLLPAVVTQADPQEAVAMMADGTSVSLRMDGIRWARPYRSDTLQGPTPRKVTDAVQTGQQIWVRQVGDTWWLAQVPDVNSALVSINPQNGAVMALVGGFDFNQSKFNRATQALRQVGSNIKPFLYTAAMDKGLTLASILNDVPISRWDAGAGSDWQPKNSPAQYAGPIRLRQGLGQSKNVVMVRAMRAMGVDYAAEYLQRFGFPAQNIVHTESLALGSASFTPLQVARGYAVMANGGFLVDPYFISKIENDQGGVLFEAKPKIACPECDIPVIYGDTQKSDVLENKDMEDVARSQEQQNVAVPQPQLEQANQALVAQTGAQEYAPHVINTPLSFLIKSALNTNIFGEPGWQGTGWRAGRDLQRRDIGGKTGTTNSSKDAWFSGYGPGVVTSVWIGFDDHRRDLGRTTASGAIKDQISGYEGGAKSAQPAWDAYMKSVLEGVPEQPLTPPPGVVTVNIDRSTGQLASGGNSREEYFIEGTQPTTQAVHEVGTELIDNGETHELF; encoded by the coding sequence GTGAAGTTCGTAAAGTATTTATTGATCCTTGCAGTCTGTTGCATTCTGCTGGGAGCAGGCTCGATTTATGGTTTGTACAAATATATTGAGCCGCAGCTGCCTGATGTCGCCACGCTTCGTGATGTGCGGCTCCAGATCCCAATGCAGGTCTATAGCGCCGATGGCGAACTCATGGCGCAATATGGCGAAAAACGCCGTATCCCGCTGACCTTAAACCAAATTCCACCCGTGATGGTGAAAGCCTTTATCGCCACCGAGGACAGCCGTTTTTACGAGCACCACGGGGTCGATCCGGTCGGTATTTTCCGTGCAGCCAGCGTGGCGCTGTTCTCCGGCCATGCGTCACAGGGGGCGAGTACCATTACGCAGCAGCTCGCGCGTAACTTCTTCCTGAGCCCGGAAAAGACGCTGATGCGTAAGATCAAAGAGGTGTTCCTCGCGATCCGCATCGAGCAGCTGCTGAGCAAAGACGAGATCCTTGAGCTTTACCTCAACAAGATCTATCTCGGCTATCGCGCCTATGGCGTGGGTGCTGCCGCACAGGTTTATTTCGGTAAACCGGTTGAGCAGCTCACCCTGAGTGAAATGGCCACCATTGCTGGCCTGCCGAAAGCGCCGTCGACCTTTAACCCGCTCTACTCTCTGGACCGTGCAACGTCGCGTCGTAACGTCGTGCTGTCCCGTATGCTGAGCGAAGGCTACATCAGCCAGGCCGAGTACGACCAGGCGCGTAACATGGCCATTGATGCCAACTACCATGCGCCAGAAATCGCCTTCTCCTCGCCATATCTTACCGAGATGGTTCGCCAGGAGATGGTGAGCCGCTACGGCGAGAAGGCCTATGAAGATGGCTATCGTGTCTACACCACCGTGACCCGCCCCGTACAACAGGCGGCACAGCAGGCGGTCCGCAACAACGTGATGGATTACGACATGCGCCACGGCTACCGCGGCCCGTCGAACGTGCTGTGGAAAGTGGGCGAAAGCGCGTGGGACAGCAAGAAAATCACGGATTCCCTAAAATCCCTGCCAACCTATGGCCCACTGTTGCCGGCGGTTGTCACACAAGCCGATCCGCAGGAAGCGGTCGCCATGATGGCTGACGGGACGTCCGTCTCGCTGCGCATGGACGGGATCCGCTGGGCGCGCCCGTATCGCTCTGACACCCTGCAAGGCCCGACGCCGCGTAAAGTGACCGACGCGGTGCAGACGGGCCAGCAAATCTGGGTTCGCCAGGTGGGCGATACCTGGTGGCTGGCACAGGTGCCGGACGTCAACTCTGCGCTGGTTTCCATCAACCCGCAAAACGGTGCGGTGATGGCGCTGGTCGGCGGGTTTGATTTCAACCAGAGCAAATTTAACCGCGCCACCCAGGCGCTGCGTCAGGTCGGCTCTAACATTAAGCCCTTCCTCTACACCGCGGCGATGGACAAGGGGCTGACGCTTGCCAGCATCCTCAACGACGTGCCGATTTCCCGCTGGGATGCCGGTGCCGGCTCCGACTGGCAGCCGAAGAACTCCCCTGCACAGTATGCCGGCCCAATCCGTCTTCGTCAGGGTCTGGGACAGTCGAAAAACGTGGTGATGGTTCGCGCGATGCGCGCGATGGGCGTCGACTACGCGGCAGAGTATCTGCAGCGCTTCGGCTTCCCGGCGCAAAATATCGTCCATACCGAATCACTGGCGCTGGGCTCCGCCTCGTTCACGCCGCTTCAGGTCGCGCGCGGATACGCGGTGATGGCCAACGGCGGGTTCCTGGTCGATCCTTATTTCATCAGTAAGATCGAGAACGACCAGGGCGGCGTGCTGTTCGAAGCGAAGCCGAAAATTGCCTGCCCTGAGTGCGATATTCCGGTGATATACGGCGATACGCAGAAGTCTGACGTGCTTGAAAACAAGGACATGGAGGACGTCGCGCGCTCTCAGGAGCAGCAGAACGTCGCCGTACCGCAGCCACAGCTCGAGCAGGCTAACCAGGCGCTGGTCGCACAGACCGGCGCGCAGGAGTACGCTCCGCACGTGATCAACACCCCGCTGTCGTTCCTGATTAAAAGCGCGCTGAATACCAATATCTTCGGCGAGCCGGGCTGGCAGGGTACGGGCTGGCGTGCGGGTCGTGATTTGCAGCGCCGCGACATCGGCGGCAAAACGGGGACCACCAACAGCTCGAAAGATGCGTGGTTCTCCGGTTATGGCCCGGGCGTCGTGACTTCCGTCTGGATCGGCTTTGACGATCACCGCCGGGATTTAGGCCGCACCACCGCTTCCGGCGCGATTAAAGATCAGATTTCCGGCTACGAGGGCGGCGCGAAGAGTGCACAACCGGCCTGGGATGCGTACATGAAATCCGTGCTGGAAGGCGTGCCGGAGCAGCCGCTGACGCCTCCGCCTGGCGTGGTGACGGTCAACATTGACCGCAGCACAGGACAGCTCGCCAGTGGCGGTAACAGCCGCGAAGAGTATTTCATTGAAGGCACGCAGCCCACCACGCAGGCGGTGCATGAAGTGGGTACGGAGCTGATTGATAACGGCGAGACGCACGAGCTGTTCTGA
- the yrfG gene encoding GMP/IMP nucleotidase codes for MHLDIAWQEVDTVLLDMDGTLLDLAFDNYFWQQLVPETYGKQQGISPAEAQEFIRSQYSAVQHTLKWYCLDYWSERLGLDICAMTTAQGPRAVLREDTVPFLDALKASGKRRILLTNAHPHNLAVKLEHTGLSSHLDLLLSTHTFGYPKEDQRLWHAVAEKTGLQPERTLFIDDSEPILDAAATFGIRYCLGVTNPDSVLADKSYLRHPGMNDYRRMIPSLTVKETP; via the coding sequence ATGCATCTTGATATCGCCTGGCAGGAGGTCGATACCGTCCTGCTGGATATGGACGGCACGCTGCTCGATCTCGCCTTTGATAACTACTTCTGGCAACAGCTGGTGCCGGAAACGTACGGTAAACAGCAGGGCATCTCCCCGGCGGAAGCGCAGGAATTCATTCGTTCGCAATATAGCGCGGTGCAGCATACGCTAAAATGGTACTGTCTCGACTACTGGAGCGAGCGACTCGGTTTGGATATTTGTGCCATGACCACCGCCCAGGGGCCTCGCGCAGTGCTGCGCGAAGATACGGTCCCGTTTCTGGATGCACTGAAGGCAAGCGGCAAGCGCCGTATTTTGCTGACCAACGCGCATCCGCATAATCTGGCCGTGAAGCTTGAGCATACGGGTCTTTCTTCACACCTTGATTTATTACTTTCCACCCACACATTTGGTTATCCGAAAGAGGATCAGCGGTTGTGGCATGCGGTGGCGGAGAAGACCGGCTTACAGCCGGAACGTACGCTATTTATCGACGACAGCGAACCGATTCTGGATGCCGCCGCGACGTTTGGCATTCGCTATTGTCTGGGCGTCACCAACCCTGATTCTGTACTGGCGGATAAAAGCTACCTTCGCCATCCGGGGATGAACGACTATCGCCGGATGATCCCCTCACTCACCGTGAAGGAGACGCCATGA
- a CDS encoding PilN domain-containing protein has protein sequence MSMANLLPWRQQRRARCLRFWLALSAASLLMMLAAGWGVRTIYALKARALQSELAAITAVQQALKTRQRPATETAEATPEPPAVNWQPALESLADAMPSRAWLSGLRYQSSSLEVTGYAAALPALAAMTEALKQVAGFSPGHAGALQQDSQGRWVFTFQLNRRG, from the coding sequence ATGAGCATGGCGAACTTATTACCGTGGCGACAGCAGCGCCGGGCGCGCTGCCTGCGATTCTGGCTTGCGCTATCTGCAGCCAGCCTGCTGATGATGCTGGCTGCAGGCTGGGGCGTGCGGACGATCTACGCTCTGAAAGCACGTGCGCTTCAATCCGAACTGGCGGCAATAACCGCGGTTCAACAGGCGCTGAAAACGCGCCAGCGCCCGGCCACGGAAACGGCTGAGGCCACGCCTGAACCGCCGGCTGTGAACTGGCAGCCAGCGCTGGAATCACTCGCTGATGCGATGCCCTCCCGGGCCTGGCTTTCAGGCTTACGTTATCAATCTTCCTCACTTGAGGTAACGGGATATGCCGCCGCTCTCCCGGCGCTTGCCGCCATGACGGAGGCGCTGAAGCAGGTCGCAGGTTTTAGCCCTGGTCACGCCGGTGCGCTGCAGCAGGATAGCCAGGGGCGCTGGGTATTCACTTTTCAGCTTAATCGCCGGGGGTAG
- a CDS encoding intracellular growth attenuator family protein — MSTILIVLAAMLAAVLVAGWTYRRRIQRRYRLPFLNAFAGATTRKLAPEERGAVEQYLENLNRSQQSPGPTGASAAPISLNLNTQSDTVLCVTRSITRYGITTDDPNKWRYYLDSVEVHLPPFWEQYINDENSVELIHTDSLPLVISLNGHTLSEYVQEAPRFALERASATQASIRGEETEQIELLNIRQETHEEYALSRPDGIREAVLIVAAFLLFFFCLLTPDVFVPWLAGGAVLLLAAGLWGLFAPPAKASLREIHCLRGTPKRWGLFGENDQEHINNISLGIIDLIYPRHWQPWIAQDLGHKTDIDIYLDRHVVRQGRYLSLHDEVKNFPLQHWLRSSVIAGGAALVFGMLLLFVPLDMPIKFTLSWIKGAQTVEATSVKQLEEAGVRVGDTLRLKGTGMCNIHSPGAWNTRQNSPFMPFDCSQIIWNEAPPLPLPESDVVSKATALTQTVNRQLHPKPEDDSRVSPALRSAIQKSGMVLLDDFGEIVLKTEDLCSAQDECVRLKNALVNLGNSKDWDALVKRAEAGRLDGVNVLLRPVSAESLDNLVATSTAPFVMRETTRAAQALNSPAPGGFVIVSDEGSDLVDQPYPQVALYDYPAQEQWSEFQRLAQMLMQTPFSAEGIVTGIFTDANGTRHIDLHRMPDSAGLWRYIGTSLLMMAMLVCIFWNGFMALRRYQRSRTRLAEIQQYYENCLNPKLIPAPESLIG, encoded by the coding sequence ATGAGCACCATTTTGATTGTTCTCGCTGCGATGCTAGCCGCTGTGCTGGTGGCAGGGTGGACATACAGGCGTCGTATACAGCGCCGATATCGGTTGCCCTTTTTGAATGCCTTCGCAGGGGCAACAACGCGTAAGCTGGCGCCAGAAGAGCGCGGCGCCGTAGAACAGTACCTTGAAAACCTGAACCGTTCTCAGCAGTCGCCTGGGCCAACCGGGGCAAGTGCGGCACCGATCTCGCTCAATCTGAACACGCAGAGCGACACCGTTCTGTGCGTGACGCGCTCGATCACCCGCTACGGTATTACCACCGACGATCCCAATAAATGGCGCTATTACCTCGATTCTGTCGAGGTGCATCTGCCTCCCTTCTGGGAACAGTACATCAACGATGAAAACAGCGTAGAGCTGATACATACCGATTCGCTGCCGCTGGTTATCTCACTTAACGGCCATACCCTGAGCGAATATGTTCAGGAAGCGCCGCGCTTTGCGCTGGAACGCGCGAGCGCAACGCAGGCCAGCATTCGCGGTGAAGAGACTGAGCAGATCGAGCTGCTGAACATTCGCCAGGAGACGCACGAAGAGTACGCCCTGAGCCGCCCGGACGGCATTCGTGAAGCGGTGCTGATCGTCGCCGCGTTCCTGCTCTTTTTCTTCTGCCTGCTGACGCCAGACGTGTTCGTCCCCTGGCTCGCAGGCGGCGCCGTGCTGTTACTCGCCGCCGGGCTGTGGGGCCTCTTTGCTCCTCCGGCGAAAGCGTCCCTGCGTGAAATTCACTGCCTGCGCGGCACGCCAAAGCGCTGGGGGTTGTTCGGCGAGAACGATCAGGAGCATATCAACAACATCTCGCTCGGCATCATTGACCTCATCTACCCGCGCCACTGGCAGCCGTGGATTGCCCAGGATTTAGGGCATAAAACGGATATCGATATCTACCTCGACCGCCATGTGGTGCGCCAGGGACGCTATTTATCCCTGCACGACGAAGTGAAAAACTTCCCGCTCCAGCACTGGCTTCGCAGCTCGGTCATTGCCGGCGGCGCTGCGCTGGTCTTTGGGATGCTGCTCCTTTTCGTGCCGCTGGATATGCCGATCAAGTTCACCCTGTCGTGGATCAAAGGGGCGCAAACCGTAGAAGCCACCAGCGTTAAGCAGCTGGAAGAAGCCGGCGTGCGCGTGGGCGATACGCTGCGCCTGAAAGGCACCGGTATGTGCAACATTCACTCCCCAGGCGCCTGGAACACCCGTCAGAACTCGCCGTTTATGCCGTTCGACTGCTCGCAAATTATCTGGAATGAAGCCCCGCCGCTGCCGCTGCCGGAATCCGACGTGGTCAGTAAAGCCACCGCGCTGACCCAGACGGTCAATCGCCAGCTGCATCCGAAACCGGAAGATGATTCACGCGTCAGCCCTGCCCTGCGCTCGGCGATTCAAAAATCAGGCATGGTGTTGCTGGATGATTTTGGCGAAATCGTACTGAAAACCGAAGACCTGTGTTCCGCTCAGGACGAGTGCGTGCGGCTTAAAAACGCGCTGGTGAACCTGGGCAACAGCAAGGACTGGGACGCGCTGGTTAAACGCGCTGAAGCGGGCCGGCTGGACGGCGTAAACGTGCTGCTGCGTCCGGTCAGCGCCGAATCGCTGGATAACCTGGTGGCAACCTCCACCGCGCCGTTCGTGATGCGAGAAACCACGCGTGCGGCTCAGGCGTTGAACAGCCCGGCACCGGGCGGGTTTGTGATTGTCAGCGATGAAGGCAGCGACCTGGTCGATCAGCCTTATCCGCAGGTTGCCCTCTACGACTACCCTGCGCAGGAGCAGTGGAGCGAGTTTCAGCGTCTGGCACAGATGCTGATGCAGACGCCATTCAGCGCGGAAGGGATTGTGACCGGGATCTTCACCGATGCTAACGGCACCCGCCATATCGACCTTCACCGGATGCCGGATAGCGCAGGTTTGTGGCGTTATATCGGCACCTCCCTGCTGATGATGGCCATGCTGGTGTGCATTTTCTGGAACGGTTTTATGGCCTTACGCCGCTATCAACGTTCCCGTACCCGTCTGGCTGAGATCCAGCAGTACTACGAAAATTGCCTCAATCCTAAACTTATCCCTGCCCCAGAGAGCCTGATCGGATAA
- the hslR gene encoding ribosome-associated heat shock protein Hsp15: MKEKPADGVRLDKWLWAARFYKTRALAREMVDGGKVHYNGQRSKPSKLVELNATLTLRQGNDEKTVVVKAITEQRRPATEAVLLYEETAQSIEKREKTALARKMNALTMPHPDRRPDKKERRDLMKFKHGETE; this comes from the coding sequence ATGAAAGAAAAACCCGCTGATGGGGTAAGACTGGATAAATGGCTGTGGGCCGCCCGCTTTTATAAAACGCGTGCCCTTGCCCGAGAGATGGTTGACGGCGGAAAAGTGCATTACAACGGCCAGCGCAGCAAGCCGAGCAAACTGGTTGAGCTGAATGCCACGCTCACGCTGCGCCAGGGCAACGATGAAAAAACGGTGGTGGTGAAAGCCATTACCGAACAGCGGCGGCCCGCAACCGAAGCCGTTTTGCTTTACGAAGAGACGGCTCAAAGCATTGAGAAGCGCGAGAAGACCGCGCTGGCGCGCAAGATGAATGCGCTGACGATGCCTCACCCGGACCGGCGTCCGGATAAAAAAGAGCGCCGCGATCTGATGAAATTTAAACACGGTGAGACCGAGTAA
- the pilM gene encoding pilus assembly protein PilM, protein MAFKTWQTGVHIQQDKVHIVALTREKAGWRLRRWWAVPLSEGIIREGKISKPEQLVDALRDWRRALPHHHRIYLSFPAARTLQRSLPRPSITLRDSEQVSWVGATLSRELEMSADVLCFDYAEDTFSNTFHVTAAQSREVDALLSLAKTLRLRLAAITPDAGALRNLLASVAPLQCVTWRDENQWLWAMRHQWGRRFTTDAADVTELAALLALSPADIAHFDAARDPWEAVTCCQPPLPESGADFTVALALAMSEAAE, encoded by the coding sequence ATGGCTTTCAAAACGTGGCAAACGGGCGTTCATATTCAACAAGATAAGGTGCATATCGTTGCACTGACCCGCGAGAAGGCAGGGTGGCGTTTACGGCGCTGGTGGGCCGTCCCTCTGTCGGAGGGCATCATCCGCGAGGGGAAAATTAGTAAGCCAGAACAGCTGGTTGATGCACTACGGGACTGGCGGCGCGCGCTGCCCCATCACCATCGGATATACCTCTCATTTCCCGCGGCGCGCACGCTGCAACGGTCGCTACCCCGCCCGTCAATCACCCTTCGCGACAGCGAGCAGGTCTCCTGGGTGGGTGCCACTCTTTCGCGAGAGCTGGAGATGTCCGCCGACGTGCTGTGCTTTGACTATGCCGAGGATACGTTCAGCAACACCTTTCACGTCACAGCGGCGCAAAGCAGGGAAGTCGACGCGCTGTTATCACTGGCGAAAACCCTCCGTTTGCGGCTAGCGGCTATCACGCCGGATGCAGGGGCGCTGCGCAATCTGCTCGCTTCGGTGGCACCTTTGCAGTGCGTTACCTGGCGGGACGAGAACCAGTGGCTGTGGGCGATGCGCCACCAGTGGGGGCGCCGCTTCACCACCGACGCGGCTGACGTCACGGAACTGGCCGCGCTGCTCGCGCTCTCTCCTGCAGACATCGCGCACTTTGATGCGGCTCGCGATCCCTGGGAAGCGGTGACGTGCTGCCAGCCGCCTTTACCCGAGAGCGGCGCTGATTTTACCGTCGCGCTGGCGTTAGCCATGAGCGAGGCGGCTGAATGA
- a CDS encoding HofP DNA utilization family protein: protein MRDPFQPPEDSCSVGQLAQWRYQGMASGSADTGFLLDAQKRWHRVKKNERLSPGWRVSAMDKQELTVDVGDMCEPTRWTWQREGTKARENKDTAVADGTEPAAVSRRAQAGYPRGG, encoded by the coding sequence ATGCGCGATCCCTTCCAGCCGCCGGAGGATAGCTGCTCGGTCGGGCAGCTCGCGCAGTGGCGCTATCAGGGGATGGCCAGCGGCAGCGCGGATACCGGATTTTTGCTGGATGCACAAAAGCGCTGGCACCGGGTGAAAAAAAATGAACGCTTATCGCCCGGCTGGAGGGTAAGCGCAATGGATAAACAAGAACTGACCGTTGATGTCGGCGACATGTGCGAGCCGACACGATGGACATGGCAACGAGAAGGAACGAAAGCGCGTGAAAATAAGGATACTGCTGTTGCTGACGGTACTGAGCCAGCCGCTGTTAGCCGCCGGGCCCAGGCCGGTTACCCTCGTGGTGGATGA
- a CDS encoding HofO family protein, with protein sequence MEYFVQRWLASRPSVRLVCWCTAAGVIGLAVWALTVRPAWRQCAELGALSLRAARSNVALWPQARRHPLVSETRVTQDIQPFSPLDYQGKGTRLVHWKPQQNGGELALSAPWSEIPALFSRLATQAVKVRAFTLVPGEGQLRLNLQLETDRAH encoded by the coding sequence GTGGAGTACTTCGTACAACGCTGGCTGGCAAGCCGTCCTTCCGTGCGGCTGGTCTGCTGGTGCACCGCAGCGGGGGTTATCGGGCTGGCCGTCTGGGCGCTAACGGTTCGCCCAGCCTGGCGGCAGTGTGCCGAGCTTGGCGCGCTATCTCTGCGCGCCGCCCGGTCCAATGTCGCGCTGTGGCCGCAGGCCAGACGACATCCGCTGGTATCCGAGACGCGCGTGACGCAGGACATTCAGCCCTTTTCCCCTCTGGATTATCAGGGGAAAGGCACGAGGCTTGTGCACTGGAAGCCGCAGCAGAACGGCGGGGAATTGGCGTTGAGCGCCCCGTGGTCAGAAATTCCGGCGCTGTTTTCTCGTCTGGCGACGCAAGCGGTCAAGGTCAGGGCTTTTACCCTTGTGCCGGGGGAGGGGCAGCTACGCCTGAACCTGCAGCTGGAGACCGATCGTGCGCACTGA
- the hslO gene encoding Hsp33 family molecular chaperone HslO, producing MAQHDQLHRYLFEQFAVRGELVTVSETWKQILENHNYPLPVKNLLGELLVATSLLTATLKFAGDITVQLQGDGPMTLAVINGNNQQQMRGVARVQGEVPENADLKTLVGNGYLVITISPEEGERYQGVVGLEGDTLAACLEDYFMRSEQLPTRLFIRTGEVDGQPAAGGMLLQVLPAQDAQTNDFEHLATLTETVKAEELFNLSATDVLWRLYHEEEVTVYDPQAVEFKCTCSRERCAGALKTLPDEEIDSIMAEDGEIDMHCDYCGSHYVFNSMDIAEIRNNASPADPQVH from the coding sequence ATGGCCCAACACGACCAATTACACCGCTATCTGTTTGAACAATTCGCCGTTCGCGGCGAGCTGGTCACCGTATCCGAAACCTGGAAACAGATACTGGAGAACCACAACTACCCGCTGCCGGTAAAAAACCTGTTGGGCGAACTGCTGGTTGCCACCAGCCTGCTGACCGCCACGCTAAAATTTGCCGGCGATATCACTGTGCAGCTGCAGGGCGATGGCCCAATGACGCTGGCCGTGATCAACGGTAACAACCAGCAGCAGATGCGCGGCGTTGCGCGCGTTCAGGGCGAGGTTCCTGAAAACGCTGACCTGAAAACGCTGGTAGGCAATGGCTACCTGGTGATCACCATTTCGCCGGAAGAAGGCGAGCGCTACCAGGGCGTTGTGGGTCTGGAAGGCGACACCCTGGCCGCCTGCCTGGAAGATTACTTCATGCGTTCCGAACAGTTGCCAACCCGCCTGTTCATTCGTACCGGTGAAGTGGATGGCCAGCCTGCTGCGGGCGGTATGCTGCTGCAGGTTCTGCCTGCTCAGGATGCGCAGACCAATGATTTCGAACACCTGGCGACCCTGACCGAAACCGTCAAAGCGGAAGAGCTGTTCAACCTCTCTGCGACAGACGTGCTGTGGCGTCTGTACCACGAAGAAGAAGTGACGGTATACGATCCGCAGGCCGTGGAGTTTAAGTGCACCTGTTCCCGCGAGCGCTGTGCGGGTGCGTTGAAAACTCTGCCGGATGAAGAGATCGACAGCATCATGGCAGAAGACGGTGAAATCGATATGCACTGTGACTACTGCGGTTCTCACTATGTGTTCAACTCGATGGATATCGCCGAGATCCGCAATAACGCCTCCCCGGCGGATCCGCAGGTTCACTAA
- the nudE gene encoding ADP compounds hydrolase NudE — translation MSKPLQKPTILNVETVAKSRLFNVESVDLEFSNGVRRVYERMRPSSREAVMIVPIVDDHLILIREYAVGTESYELGFSKGLIDPGETVFEAANRELKEEVGFGANELSFLKKLSMAPSYFSSKMNIVVAEDLYPESLEGDEPEPLPQVRWPLAHLMDLLEDPDFNEARNVSALFLVREWLKGQGRL, via the coding sequence ATGAGCAAACCACTACAAAAACCCACCATTCTGAATGTTGAAACGGTTGCCAAATCGCGGCTGTTTAATGTTGAAAGCGTGGACCTGGAGTTCAGCAACGGTGTGCGTCGCGTTTATGAACGTATGCGCCCCTCTTCGCGCGAAGCGGTGATGATTGTTCCTATTGTCGACGACCATCTGATCCTGATCCGCGAATATGCAGTGGGAACAGAATCTTATGAGCTTGGGTTTTCGAAGGGGCTTATTGACCCAGGCGAGACCGTGTTTGAAGCCGCGAACCGCGAGCTAAAAGAAGAGGTAGGTTTTGGCGCGAACGAACTGTCGTTCCTGAAAAAGCTGAGTATGGCGCCGTCCTACTTTTCCAGCAAAATGAATATCGTGGTGGCCGAAGATCTTTATCCTGAATCGCTGGAAGGCGACGAGCCGGAGCCGCTGCCGCAGGTTCGCTGGCCGCTGGCGCACCTGATGGATTTACTGGAAGACCCGGACTTCAACGAAGCGCGCAACGTGAGCGCCCTGTTCCTGGTGCGCGAGTGGTTGAAGGGGCAGGGGCGGCTCTAG